The following proteins come from a genomic window of Aquimarina sp. MAR_2010_214:
- the argB gene encoding acetylglutamate kinase, giving the protein MKKRLLVAKIGGNIIEDPAALTSFLEGFSKIEGPKILVHGGGKSATRLAAQLGVKTEMIDGRRITSVENLDIVVMTYAGLLNKTIVAGLQHRSCNALGLTGADANVILAKKRPVQFVDYGYVGDVVKVNGNIIKTFLDQEITPVFCAVTHNSHGQLFNTNADTIASEIASEMSTDYEVSLFYCFELKGVLENIEDKDSVIEHINLEKYEELRDTQIITEGMLPKLQNCFDALQNKVSKVHIANADFIKDNTTKHTTLSL; this is encoded by the coding sequence ATGAAAAAAAGATTATTGGTAGCCAAGATTGGCGGAAATATAATAGAAGATCCAGCAGCATTGACTTCTTTCTTAGAAGGTTTTTCTAAAATAGAAGGTCCAAAGATTTTGGTTCACGGTGGAGGAAAATCTGCTACTCGGCTTGCAGCTCAATTGGGAGTAAAGACCGAAATGATCGATGGTCGAAGAATTACTTCTGTAGAGAATCTGGATATTGTTGTGATGACTTATGCCGGATTATTAAATAAGACCATCGTTGCTGGTTTGCAGCATCGCAGTTGTAATGCTTTGGGGTTGACAGGAGCAGATGCAAATGTGATTCTTGCAAAGAAAAGACCTGTTCAATTTGTTGATTATGGATATGTAGGTGATGTAGTTAAGGTAAATGGTAACATCATAAAAACATTTTTGGATCAAGAGATTACACCTGTTTTTTGTGCCGTTACCCATAATAGTCATGGGCAATTGTTTAATACAAATGCAGATACTATAGCTTCAGAAATAGCTTCTGAAATGAGTACTGATTATGAAGTGTCATTATTTTATTGTTTTGAATTAAAAGGTGTTCTTGAAAATATAGAAGATAAAGATTCTGTGATCGAGCATATTAATTTAGAAAAATATGAAGAGTTAAGGGATACACAAATAATCACGGAAGGAATGCTTCCAAAACTTCAAAATTGCTTTGATGCTTTACAAAATAAAGTAAGTAAAGTACATATCGCTAATGCAGATTTTATAAAGGATAATACAACTAAACATACGACTTTAAGTCTATAA
- the ilvA gene encoding threonine ammonia-lyase IlvA, which produces MSTITTTYFPELEDIQKAASTIKEVAMVTPLMNSIRYSRRYDANILLKREDLQRVRSYKIRGAFNKISSLTKEELAKGVVCASAGNHAQGVAFACHHLGIEGTVYMPSVTPKQKIAQTKMFGGDYVKIVLEGDTFDDSYKAAMATCTSEGKTFVHPFEDPKTIEGQGTIGLEIFKQTDVPIDYIFVAIGGGGLASGLCGAMKALSPKTKIIGIEPEGAPSMLSSIQNNKNTEIFNIDKFIDGAAVQKVGDLNFDICKDYLSDMYTVPEGLVCQTILDLYNRDAIVVEPAGALTLAALEFYKDKIKGKNVVCIVSGSNNDITRTAEIKERALLYADLKHYFIVRFPQRAGALKQFVGEVLGPNDDITHFEYSKKSSRENGPAVVGIELKDKKDLEPLVSRMKALNFFGDYLNDKPDLFQFLI; this is translated from the coding sequence ATGAGTACCATAACCACGACATATTTTCCTGAATTAGAGGATATCCAGAAGGCAGCTTCAACAATAAAAGAAGTGGCTATGGTTACTCCTCTTATGAATAGTATTCGGTATTCTCGCAGATATGATGCTAATATTTTATTGAAACGAGAAGATCTTCAGCGTGTTCGTTCCTATAAAATTAGAGGTGCTTTTAATAAAATAAGTTCACTTACCAAAGAAGAATTAGCAAAAGGAGTTGTTTGTGCCAGTGCAGGAAATCATGCACAAGGAGTAGCATTTGCTTGCCATCATTTGGGAATAGAAGGTACAGTTTATATGCCTTCGGTAACACCAAAACAAAAGATAGCACAAACAAAAATGTTTGGAGGTGATTATGTAAAGATTGTTTTGGAAGGCGATACATTTGATGATTCGTATAAAGCAGCAATGGCAACCTGTACTTCTGAAGGAAAGACGTTTGTTCACCCTTTCGAAGATCCAAAAACTATAGAAGGCCAAGGAACAATAGGGCTCGAAATTTTTAAACAAACAGATGTACCTATTGATTATATTTTTGTTGCTATTGGAGGAGGAGGATTGGCTTCAGGATTATGTGGAGCAATGAAAGCCTTGTCCCCAAAAACAAAAATTATTGGTATTGAACCAGAAGGAGCACCTTCTATGTTATCATCTATCCAGAATAATAAGAATACAGAGATTTTTAATATTGATAAATTTATTGATGGTGCAGCAGTTCAGAAAGTAGGAGATCTTAATTTTGATATTTGTAAAGATTACCTGTCTGATATGTATACTGTTCCAGAGGGATTGGTGTGCCAGACTATTTTAGATTTATATAATAGAGATGCTATTGTGGTAGAACCCGCAGGTGCGCTAACCTTGGCTGCTCTAGAATTTTATAAAGATAAAATCAAAGGTAAAAATGTAGTTTGCATTGTGAGTGGTAGTAATAATGATATTACCCGTACTGCAGAAATTAAAGAAAGAGCATTGTTATATGCAGACCTAAAACATTATTTCATAGTTCGTTTCCCGCAGAGAGCAGGAGCATTAAAACAATTTGTTGGAGAAGTACTAGGGCCGAATGATGATATCACTCATTTCGAATATTCAAAAAAATCAAGTAGAGAAAATGGCCCGGCAGTAGTTGGGATTGAATTAAAAGATAAGAAAGATCTTGAGCCTTTGGTGTCCAGAATGAAGGCCCTTAATTTCTTTGGGGATTATCTAAATGATAAACCTGATCTGTTTCAGTTTTTGATATGA
- the argC gene encoding N-acetyl-gamma-glutamyl-phosphate reductase, whose amino-acid sequence MIQVGIIGGSGYTAGELLRLLVHHPEVKLDFVYSTTNAGVLIHKQHPDLIGEIDLKFTDTINPNVDVLFLCLGHGRSRSFLETNTFSKMTKVIDLGNDFRLNDDQKFLGRDFVYGLPELEKEKIRSAKNIANPGCFATAIQLGLLPLAFAGKLKDTIHINATTGSTGAGVIPGGTTHFSWRDNNFSSYKVFSHQHLGEIKQSLKQEQNDFEVPVFFIPNRGNFSKGIYATMYTEYKGSEEEAKELYRSYYKKAEFTVISDEEIHLKQVVNTNKCILHISKKNGMLLITSVIDNLIKGASGQAIHNMNLMLGLKEKTGLELKASAF is encoded by the coding sequence ATGATACAAGTAGGAATAATAGGAGGATCAGGATATACAGCTGGAGAACTGTTAAGGCTGTTAGTTCATCACCCAGAAGTAAAGCTGGATTTTGTCTATAGCACAACAAATGCAGGTGTATTGATTCATAAACAACATCCTGATTTGATAGGAGAAATAGATCTTAAGTTCACAGATACTATAAATCCAAATGTCGATGTATTGTTTTTGTGTCTGGGGCATGGTAGATCAAGATCATTTTTAGAAACCAATACGTTTTCAAAAATGACTAAAGTAATTGATTTGGGAAATGATTTTAGATTGAATGATGACCAGAAATTTCTGGGAAGAGATTTTGTATACGGTTTGCCAGAATTAGAAAAAGAGAAGATTAGATCAGCAAAGAACATTGCAAATCCAGGATGTTTTGCTACTGCCATTCAGTTAGGGTTATTACCATTGGCTTTTGCAGGTAAACTTAAGGATACAATACATATTAATGCTACTACAGGAAGCACAGGAGCAGGCGTGATACCAGGAGGAACCACTCATTTTAGCTGGAGAGATAATAATTTTTCTAGTTATAAAGTATTCTCGCATCAGCACTTGGGAGAGATTAAACAAAGTCTTAAACAAGAACAAAATGATTTTGAAGTTCCGGTTTTCTTTATTCCTAATAGAGGAAATTTTAGTAAAGGAATTTATGCTACTATGTATACAGAATATAAAGGCAGCGAAGAAGAAGCAAAAGAACTGTATAGATCGTATTATAAAAAGGCTGAGTTTACTGTGATTTCTGATGAAGAAATTCATTTGAAACAAGTAGTAAACACGAATAAATGTATACTACACATTAGTAAGAAAAATGGGATGTTACTTATCACGTCAGTAATCGATAACTTGATTAAAGGAGCATCTGGACAAGCCATTCATAATATGAATTTAATGTTGGGATTAAAAGAGAAAACAGGATTAGAATTAAAGGCAAGTGCGTTTTAG
- a CDS encoding aspartate aminotransferase family protein, with the protein MKLFDVYPLYDVEPVKAYDATVVDKNGTEYLDMYGGHAVISIGHSHPHYVKKIKEQIEKIGFYSNAVQNSLQTKLAEKLGALSGYDDYQLFLCNSGAEANENALKLASFYTGKSRVIAFHNGFHGRTSAAVAATDNAKINSPLNTQQNVTFLPLNQIELVRAELEKGDVCAVIIEPIQGVGGLDEGTTAFFTTLETLCHEFGAVLIVDEVQSGYGRSGNFFAHQYHGITPDIISIAKGMGNGFPIGGILIAPHIKPDYGMLGTTFGGNHLACVAALSVLEVIETENLIDNARITGAYFESKAHQLPGVQKVKGKGLMLGLEFDFEVSELRKRLIYEEHIFTGGAMNKKLLRILPPLTIGKKQIDQFIKALQSVLVEKPII; encoded by the coding sequence ATGAAACTATTTGATGTATACCCTTTATATGATGTAGAGCCTGTAAAAGCTTATGACGCTACCGTTGTGGATAAAAATGGAACAGAATATTTGGATATGTACGGAGGACATGCTGTGATTTCAATAGGACATTCTCATCCTCATTATGTAAAAAAAATAAAAGAACAGATAGAGAAAATAGGCTTTTATTCTAATGCTGTTCAAAACAGCTTGCAAACTAAATTGGCAGAAAAACTTGGAGCATTATCAGGGTATGATGATTATCAGCTGTTTTTATGTAATTCTGGTGCCGAAGCCAATGAAAATGCACTGAAATTAGCTTCTTTTTATACAGGAAAATCAAGAGTGATAGCATTTCATAACGGTTTTCACGGGCGAACATCCGCAGCTGTAGCTGCAACAGATAATGCTAAGATCAATTCACCATTAAATACTCAGCAAAACGTCACTTTTTTGCCGTTAAACCAAATTGAACTCGTAAGAGCTGAATTAGAGAAAGGTGACGTGTGTGCTGTGATTATAGAGCCTATACAAGGAGTAGGAGGACTAGACGAAGGGACTACTGCTTTTTTTACAACTTTAGAAACCCTATGTCATGAGTTTGGTGCTGTTTTAATTGTTGATGAAGTACAGTCTGGTTATGGCAGGAGTGGTAATTTTTTTGCACATCAATATCATGGGATAACACCAGATATTATTTCTATAGCAAAAGGTATGGGTAATGGTTTTCCGATAGGGGGTATATTAATTGCCCCACATATAAAACCCGATTATGGGATGCTGGGAACCACTTTTGGAGGTAATCACCTGGCTTGCGTTGCAGCATTATCGGTTCTTGAAGTAATTGAAACCGAAAACCTTATTGATAATGCAAGAATAACCGGAGCATATTTTGAGTCGAAAGCACACCAACTTCCTGGAGTGCAAAAGGTGAAAGGAAAAGGCCTAATGTTAGGATTAGAGTTTGATTTTGAAGTTAGCGAACTTAGAAAAAGACTGATCTATGAGGAACATATTTTTACAGGAGGAGCAATGAATAAAAAGCTATTGAGAATTCTTCCTCCATTAACCATTGGTAAAAAGCAGATAGATCAATTTATAAAAGCATTACAAAGTGTATTGGTAGAAAAGCCAATAATTTAA
- a CDS encoding N-acetylornithine carbamoyltransferase, producing MNNYFSIQDIDSLPGWVEEAIAIKKNPLSNKTLGKDKTIGLLFFNPSLRTRLSTQKAALNLGMNVMVMNFTGEGWSLEYGDGTIMDQGNSEHVKEAAQVVSQYCDILGVRAFAKLEDRDDDYSEKVLHGFMSYASIPVINMESATRHPLQALTDAITIIEYKKTNKPKVVLSWAPHPKALPQAVANSFVEMIQRMDADFVITHPVGFELASQITKQVPIDYNQENALKDADFVYVKNWSAYKEYGKVINDDPSWKITNKKMKLTNDAKFMHCLPVRRNVVVDDVVLDSINSIVIEQANNRTYAAQLVLKKILEKS from the coding sequence ATGAATAATTACTTTTCAATACAAGATATAGATTCTTTACCCGGTTGGGTAGAAGAAGCTATAGCGATAAAGAAAAATCCTTTATCCAATAAGACTTTGGGTAAAGATAAGACGATAGGCTTGTTGTTCTTTAATCCAAGTCTTCGTACACGTTTGAGTACCCAGAAAGCCGCATTAAACCTGGGAATGAATGTCATGGTCATGAATTTTACAGGAGAAGGCTGGTCACTTGAGTATGGAGACGGAACCATAATGGATCAGGGAAATTCTGAACATGTAAAAGAAGCAGCTCAGGTAGTTTCTCAATATTGCGATATACTGGGAGTACGAGCTTTTGCAAAGCTGGAAGATAGAGATGATGACTACAGCGAAAAAGTACTTCATGGTTTTATGAGTTATGCTTCAATACCAGTTATCAATATGGAAAGTGCTACGAGACATCCATTACAAGCATTAACAGATGCCATAACGATAATCGAATATAAAAAAACAAACAAACCAAAGGTTGTACTATCATGGGCACCGCATCCAAAAGCCTTACCACAGGCAGTTGCTAATTCTTTTGTAGAGATGATACAACGTATGGACGCAGATTTTGTAATTACCCATCCTGTGGGATTTGAGTTAGCCAGTCAGATTACTAAACAGGTGCCCATTGATTACAACCAGGAAAATGCACTAAAAGATGCCGATTTTGTGTATGTGAAAAACTGGAGTGCTTATAAAGAGTACGGTAAAGTCATAAATGATGATCCTTCCTGGAAAATCACAAACAAAAAAATGAAATTAACCAATGACGCTAAATTTATGCACTGCTTACCGGTAAGGAGAAATGTTGTTGTAGATGATGTAGTACTAGATAGCATAAATTCTATTGTTATCGAACAAGCAAATAATAGAACATATGCAGCCCAGTTGGTCTTAAAGAAAATACTTGAAAAATCGTAA
- a CDS encoding argininosuccinate synthase, with product MEKVVLAYSGGLDTSYCVKYLIHEKNLAVHTILVNTGGFSEKELKETEKRAYELGSSSHVNKTILNEFYEKAIKYLIYGNVLKNNTYPLSVSAERIFQAIEVIKYAKKVGAKYIAHGSTGAGNDQIRFDVIFQTLAPEIEIITPIRDLKLSRQAEVEYLEKHGVHYSWEKAQYSINKGIWGTSVGGKETLTSQNALPETAYPSQLQKEKEETITLNFEKGELVGLDGVMDIPVNNIQKLEELASAFAIGRDTHVGDTIIGIKGRVGFEAAAPMIIIKAHHLLEKHVLTKWQQYWKEQLANWYGMLLHEGNYLDPVMRNIEVFMEDSQKSVTGEVKVKLKPYHFTLEGIESDFDMMKSDFGQYGEMNNFWTSDDAKGFIKIYGNANKIYHNVNPSES from the coding sequence ATGGAAAAAGTAGTATTAGCATATAGCGGGGGACTGGATACCTCATATTGCGTAAAATATCTAATTCATGAAAAAAACTTGGCTGTACATACCATTTTGGTAAACACAGGTGGTTTTTCTGAAAAAGAACTAAAGGAGACAGAAAAAAGAGCATATGAGTTGGGAAGCTCATCTCATGTAAATAAAACTATTCTAAACGAGTTTTATGAAAAAGCGATTAAGTATTTGATTTATGGTAATGTATTAAAAAATAATACGTATCCACTTTCAGTAAGTGCCGAACGAATTTTTCAGGCTATAGAGGTTATTAAATATGCCAAAAAAGTAGGAGCAAAGTATATTGCTCATGGTAGTACTGGGGCAGGAAATGATCAGATAAGATTTGATGTGATTTTCCAAACATTAGCTCCAGAGATCGAAATTATTACACCGATTAGAGATTTAAAACTATCTCGTCAGGCAGAAGTAGAATATTTAGAAAAACATGGTGTTCACTATAGTTGGGAAAAAGCACAGTATTCTATCAATAAAGGTATTTGGGGAACTAGTGTAGGAGGAAAAGAAACACTCACTTCACAAAACGCATTACCAGAAACAGCATACCCTAGTCAACTTCAAAAAGAAAAAGAAGAAACAATCACATTAAATTTCGAAAAAGGAGAACTCGTAGGGTTAGATGGAGTGATGGATATCCCAGTGAATAACATCCAAAAATTGGAAGAACTAGCCAGTGCTTTTGCTATTGGCAGGGATACCCATGTCGGAGATACAATTATTGGGATTAAAGGAAGAGTAGGATTTGAAGCGGCAGCACCAATGATAATCATTAAAGCTCACCATCTTTTAGAGAAGCATGTTTTAACTAAGTGGCAGCAGTATTGGAAAGAACAATTAGCCAACTGGTACGGTATGTTGTTACATGAAGGGAATTACCTGGATCCTGTAATGAGAAATATTGAAGTGTTTATGGAAGACTCTCAAAAATCAGTAACAGGAGAGGTAAAAGTGAAATTGAAACCTTATCATTTTACCCTAGAAGGAATCGAATCAGATTTTGATATGATGAAATCTGATTTTGGGCAGTATGGGGAGATGAATAATTTCTGGACATCTGATGATGCTAAAGGTTTTATAAAAATCTATGGTAATGCCAATAAGATATATCATAATGTAAACCCAAGTGAATCATGA
- a CDS encoding M20 family metallo-hydrolase, whose translation MEKLTRQAIELLHHLIETPSFSSEEEKTAQLIENWFLQNNIPFERENNNIWAYNKHFDESKRTILLNSHHDTVKPNGNYTNDPFKAFVEDGKLFGLGSNDAGGCLVSLLATFTYFYATEELKYNFVIVASAEEESSGPLGLKSVLQYLKNVAFGIVGEPTLMQLAVAEKGLLVLDVSAKGTASHAAHPNEDNAIYNALQVIQWFKTYEFEKTSETLGKVKTTVTQINAGKQHNVVPASCDLVVDIRVNDKYENEEILGIIKKQMPQCAEVTPRSLDLGSSSIAVDHPIVQSGIALGRSTYGSPTLSDQSVLSCPSLKLGPGDSTRSHSANEFIYIDEIKEGIKLYIKILEGIV comes from the coding sequence ATGGAAAAACTAACACGTCAAGCGATTGAGCTTTTACATCATCTAATAGAAACACCATCTTTCTCTTCAGAAGAGGAAAAAACAGCTCAATTGATCGAGAATTGGTTCCTCCAAAATAATATTCCTTTTGAGAGGGAGAACAATAACATATGGGCCTATAATAAACATTTTGACGAGTCGAAACGCACTATTTTATTAAACTCTCATCATGATACGGTAAAACCAAATGGAAACTATACGAATGATCCATTTAAAGCTTTTGTAGAAGATGGAAAACTATTTGGTTTAGGAAGTAATGATGCAGGTGGTTGCCTGGTTTCCTTGTTAGCTACATTTACTTATTTCTATGCTACAGAAGAATTAAAATACAATTTTGTTATTGTCGCTTCTGCAGAAGAAGAGAGTAGTGGTCCTTTGGGATTAAAAAGCGTATTACAATACCTTAAGAATGTAGCATTTGGTATTGTCGGAGAGCCAACATTAATGCAATTGGCCGTTGCAGAAAAAGGCTTGTTGGTATTAGATGTATCGGCAAAAGGAACAGCTAGCCATGCTGCTCATCCTAATGAGGATAATGCAATTTATAATGCCTTGCAAGTGATACAATGGTTTAAAACATATGAATTTGAAAAAACATCAGAGACCTTGGGTAAAGTAAAAACTACAGTTACACAGATCAATGCTGGGAAACAGCACAATGTGGTACCAGCAAGCTGTGATCTGGTAGTGGATATACGAGTGAATGATAAATATGAAAATGAAGAAATTCTTGGAATTATAAAAAAACAAATGCCTCAGTGTGCAGAGGTAACACCCAGATCCCTGGATTTAGGATCTTCATCAATTGCTGTAGATCATCCTATTGTACAATCCGGAATTGCATTAGGAAGGAGTACATATGGATCACCGACATTATCTGATCAATCGGTGTTGAGTTGTCCTTCATTAAAACTCGGACCGGGAGATTCAACCAGATCACATTCTGCAAATGAGTTTATTTATATAGATGAGATCAAAGAAGGAATCAAATTATATATAAAAATTTTAGAAGGCATAGTTTAA
- the proC gene encoding pyrroline-5-carboxylate reductase, with translation MNTITIIGGGNLGKSIISGLVNSDLFEAADITVVDKSKYNLKEVEEKLGVSTSQNIVASIKNVKWIILCVQPRQLDVVLQGIKNEVTTDQILISTVTGTSIAEINEVIPNNKVVRVMPNTGAAKKLSMTCIAANEDVKEELTTVQKMFDTIGKTLVIEERLMQAATVLGASGIAFFLRFLRAMIQGGIQMGFHPHEAQIIAVQTAIGAATLVAENGTHPEREIDKVTTPQGCTIEGLNEMEHQGLSSSVIKGVMASYEKINTIK, from the coding sequence ATGAACACAATAACAATTATAGGAGGAGGAAACTTAGGCAAATCAATAATTTCTGGATTGGTTAATAGTGATTTGTTTGAAGCTGCTGATATTACAGTAGTAGATAAGTCAAAATATAACCTGAAAGAGGTTGAAGAAAAACTAGGTGTATCTACATCGCAAAATATCGTAGCATCCATAAAAAATGTAAAATGGATAATTCTTTGTGTACAACCAAGACAGTTGGATGTTGTTTTACAGGGAATAAAAAATGAAGTAACAACAGATCAAATATTGATTTCTACTGTAACCGGTACGTCAATTGCCGAAATCAACGAAGTAATTCCAAATAATAAAGTAGTACGAGTAATGCCAAATACAGGGGCTGCCAAAAAACTATCAATGACCTGTATTGCTGCTAATGAAGATGTAAAAGAAGAATTAACTACAGTGCAAAAAATGTTTGATACTATTGGTAAAACGCTTGTTATAGAAGAACGTCTAATGCAGGCCGCTACGGTTTTAGGAGCAAGTGGAATAGCCTTTTTTCTTAGGTTTTTAAGAGCTATGATACAAGGAGGGATTCAAATGGGGTTTCACCCTCATGAGGCCCAAATCATCGCTGTGCAAACCGCAATAGGAGCCGCAACATTAGTCGCAGAGAATGGAACTCATCCCGAACGTGAAATCGATAAAGTGACAACACCTCAGGGATGTACTATAGAAGGCCTTAATGAGATGGAGCATCAAGGTTTAAGCTCATCGGTAATAAAAGGAGTGATGGCTTCTTATGAAAAAATAAATACAATTAAATAA
- a CDS encoding GNAT family N-acetyltransferase — translation MEKVKIIIANKNHFRYAKEICEVISDSAKVRGTGIAKRTPEYIQTKIQNRNAIIAMSGNQFAGFCYIEIWGNEKHVAHSGLIVHPDFRNQGLAKKIKEFTFNYSLKKFPMAKVFGITTGLAVMKINSDLGYKPVTFSELTNDPKFWAGCKTCTNYDILTSKEHKMCLCTGMLYDPLQKVKKKEKWYDKKVLKRLKNIKQTMLASNKQLLLWKK, via the coding sequence ATGGAAAAGGTAAAAATAATAATCGCCAACAAAAATCATTTTCGCTATGCAAAAGAAATATGCGAGGTGATATCCGACTCTGCCAAAGTAAGAGGAACCGGTATTGCTAAACGTACCCCAGAATATATACAAACTAAGATTCAGAATAGAAATGCAATTATTGCTATGTCAGGCAATCAATTTGCAGGATTCTGTTATATCGAAATCTGGGGTAATGAAAAACATGTAGCACATTCTGGTCTAATAGTACATCCCGATTTTAGAAATCAAGGCCTGGCAAAAAAAATCAAAGAATTCACATTCAATTATTCTTTGAAAAAATTTCCAATGGCTAAAGTATTTGGCATCACAACAGGACTGGCTGTAATGAAAATCAATTCTGATTTAGGATATAAACCCGTTACGTTTTCAGAATTAACAAATGATCCTAAGTTTTGGGCAGGGTGTAAAACATGTACAAATTATGATATTCTAACATCTAAAGAACATAAAATGTGTTTGTGTACCGGTATGCTATATGACCCTTTGCAGAAAGTAAAGAAAAAAGAAAAATGGTACGATAAAAAGGTACTAAAAAGATTAAAAAACATTAAACAAACGATGCTTGCAAGCAATAAACAATTGTTGTTATGGAAAAAGTAG
- a CDS encoding outer membrane beta-barrel protein, with protein sequence MKKILLFTAVALLGLTATHAQVKFGFGVGYAVPSGDVADITDGGFSGYLELGYGITENIDVSLLYQGDLLLGEDLNNIGYEIGNVFISSFIANGRYFLNDDGFRPYVGFGMGLASVSQANYALGDGNALGGFDTETNFVVRPSLGFKYGILNINAAYLNAGKIGEGDEKNTVSDFSFNVGLLFTFGGK encoded by the coding sequence ATGAAAAAAATTTTACTTTTTACTGCAGTTGCATTATTAGGTCTAACCGCTACACATGCTCAAGTTAAATTTGGTTTTGGTGTTGGTTATGCTGTTCCTTCTGGTGATGTCGCTGATATCACAGATGGAGGTTTTTCTGGCTATCTTGAACTAGGATATGGAATAACAGAAAATATTGATGTTTCTCTTCTTTATCAAGGTGATCTTTTATTAGGCGAAGACTTAAATAATATTGGCTATGAGATAGGCAATGTTTTTATAAGTTCTTTTATAGCAAATGGCAGATATTTTTTAAATGATGATGGCTTTAGACCATATGTTGGTTTTGGTATGGGATTGGCATCGGTTAGTCAGGCGAACTATGCTTTAGGAGATGGTAATGCACTGGGAGGTTTTGATACTGAGACGAATTTTGTTGTTCGTCCATCTTTAGGTTTTAAATATGGAATATTGAATATTAATGCCGCTTATTTAAATGCAGGAAAAATAGGAGAAGGTGATGAAAAGAATACAGTAAGTGATTTTTCATTTAATGTAGGGCTTTTGTTTACTTTTGGAGGAAAGTAA